In a single window of the Saccharothrix australiensis genome:
- a CDS encoding GNAT family N-acetyltransferase: MTLTLRTLAHDELRPFQRLVDSAFLQDSREELLERWRGLFEPERHHAVFDGDEMIGGGGIQTRAITVPGNGPQPVAAVTSVGVKPGHRRRGVLTRVMTAQLHGLHEESREALAVLWSSEAGIYGRYGYGMAAEFTRLSVPRGAAFRAGVVTGDERVREVPVDEAMPVMQALYERARPGRTGWLSRTDAHWAHQFADEEHDRDGLTAYRYVLHSRGYAVYRVKHDWPDRGPRGELHVRELVAETDEAYAALYRYLLDLDHIGEVKFFTASDDPVVHLLEDSRSALRSRCDSLWARVVDVDRALPLRRYPSDVDAVLDVHDAFCPWNEGRWRLTVEGGEASVRRVADEPDVAVDVRALGAAFLGGARLTALARGQQVREFTPGALNRLSHAFLGDREPHCPEVF; encoded by the coding sequence ATGACCCTCACCCTGCGCACGCTGGCGCACGACGAGCTGCGACCGTTCCAGCGGTTGGTGGACAGCGCGTTCCTGCAGGACTCCCGCGAGGAGCTCCTGGAACGGTGGCGTGGCCTGTTCGAGCCCGAACGCCACCACGCCGTGTTCGACGGCGACGAGATGATCGGCGGCGGCGGTATCCAGACCCGCGCCATCACGGTGCCCGGCAACGGTCCCCAGCCGGTCGCCGCCGTGACGAGCGTCGGCGTGAAGCCCGGCCACCGCCGGCGCGGCGTCCTCACGCGGGTGATGACCGCCCAGTTGCACGGCCTGCACGAGGAATCACGGGAAGCGCTTGCCGTCCTGTGGTCGTCGGAAGCCGGCATCTACGGCCGGTACGGGTACGGCATGGCCGCCGAGTTCACCCGGCTGTCCGTGCCGCGCGGCGCGGCGTTCCGGGCCGGTGTGGTGACCGGTGACGAACGGGTGCGCGAGGTCCCCGTCGACGAGGCGATGCCCGTCATGCAGGCGTTGTACGAGCGCGCACGGCCGGGGCGCACCGGTTGGCTCAGCCGCACCGACGCGCACTGGGCGCACCAGTTCGCCGACGAGGAGCACGACCGCGACGGGCTCACCGCCTACCGGTACGTGCTGCACTCCCGGGGTTACGCCGTGTACCGGGTCAAGCACGACTGGCCGGATCGCGGCCCACGCGGCGAGCTGCACGTGCGCGAACTGGTCGCCGAGACCGACGAGGCGTACGCCGCGCTCTACCGGTACCTGCTGGACCTCGACCACATCGGCGAGGTCAAGTTCTTCACCGCGTCCGACGACCCGGTCGTGCACCTGCTGGAGGACTCCCGCTCGGCGCTGCGGAGCCGTTGCGACTCGCTGTGGGCGCGGGTCGTGGACGTCGACCGGGCGCTGCCGCTGCGCCGCTACCCGTCGGACGTGGACGCGGTGCTGGACGTCCACGACGCGTTCTGCCCGTGGAACGAGGGCCGGTGGCGGCTGACCGTCGAGGGCGGCGAGGCGTCCGTGCGCCGGGTGGCCGACGAGCCGGACGTGGCGGTCGACGTCCGGGCGCTGGGCGCGGCGTTCCTGGGCGGCGCGCGGCTCACCGCGCTGGCCCGCGGCCAACAGGTGCGCGAGTTCACACCGGGTGCGCTGAACCGCCTGTCACATGCGTTCCTGGGCGACCGCGAGCCCCATTGCCCGGAGGTGTTCTGA
- a CDS encoding maleylpyruvate isomerase family mycothiol-dependent enzyme gives MDAHALGSALRAEAVALAAAADLVPGERPVPGCPGLTVTGLVRHVGSVHRLVTRWVTRGSRPTEWPRDPNGADPVDWYRVGAASLIAVLNPARAAEPAATWCPWDRTVGFWLRRMAHETAVHRVDAQAASGLAAPLAPGLAADGIDEVLRLWLGCHLPPAAHADGRAITLRVPGREWTVALHEQVVDFCPDADPAAVVTGSASAVDLWLWGRVPDTELSIEGDLAVARRLRTAVARATG, from the coding sequence ATGGACGCACACGCGTTGGGAAGTGCGCTGCGCGCCGAGGCGGTGGCGCTCGCGGCGGCGGCGGACCTCGTGCCGGGTGAGCGCCCGGTGCCGGGGTGCCCCGGCCTGACCGTGACCGGGCTGGTGCGGCACGTCGGTTCGGTGCACCGGTTGGTGACGAGGTGGGTCACGCGGGGCAGCCGGCCGACGGAGTGGCCGCGGGACCCGAACGGCGCCGACCCGGTGGACTGGTACCGGGTCGGCGCGGCGTCGCTGATCGCGGTGCTCAACCCCGCGCGTGCGGCGGAGCCGGCCGCGACCTGGTGCCCGTGGGACCGGACGGTCGGGTTCTGGTTGCGCCGGATGGCGCACGAGACGGCCGTGCACCGGGTCGACGCGCAGGCGGCGTCGGGTTTGGCCGCGCCGCTGGCGCCGGGGCTGGCGGCCGATGGGATCGACGAGGTGCTCCGGCTGTGGCTGGGGTGCCACCTGCCGCCGGCGGCGCACGCGGACGGGCGCGCCATCACGCTGCGCGTGCCGGGCAGGGAGTGGACGGTCGCGCTGCACGAGCAGGTGGTGGACTTCTGCCCGGACGCGGACCCCGCCGCGGTGGTGACCGGGTCGGCGTCGGCGGTCGACCTGTGGCTGTGGGGGCGCGTGCCGGACACCGAGCTGTCGATCGAGGGCGACCTGGCCGTGGCGCGTCGATTACGCACGGCGGTGGCGCGGGCGACGGGTTGA
- a CDS encoding histidine triad nucleotide-binding protein: protein MTADCLFCRIVEGAVPARVVHETDTVLAFHDIDPQAPTHVLVIPKEHHRAAGDLDPLTAGQVVQAAHHVAKSEGIAEDGYRLVFNTGRDGGQTVFHVHCHVLGGRRLNWPPG from the coding sequence GTGACCGCAGATTGCCTGTTCTGCCGCATCGTCGAGGGCGCTGTCCCCGCGCGGGTCGTGCACGAGACGGACACCGTGCTCGCCTTCCACGACATCGACCCGCAGGCGCCGACCCACGTGCTCGTGATCCCGAAGGAGCACCACCGGGCGGCCGGGGACCTCGACCCGCTCACGGCGGGGCAGGTGGTGCAGGCCGCGCACCACGTCGCGAAGTCGGAAGGCATCGCGGAGGACGGTTACCGCCTGGTGTTCAACACCGGGCGCGACGGTGGCCAGACCGTGTTCCACGTGCACTGCCACGTGCTGGGCGGACGCCGGCTGAACTGGCCGCCCGGTTGA
- a CDS encoding winged helix-turn-helix domain-containing protein: protein METEAADGRPAYQQLADALRRAIAAGTYAPGDQLPTMSELAEKHGIAVMTVRESIKMLASEGLVIARQGKGVFVLRTPTPDQAPVSGAQVVTMLHQLERVVDQLSDRLAAVERRLDQEDGSRPSPTA from the coding sequence ATGGAGACCGAGGCCGCGGACGGCCGACCTGCGTACCAACAGCTCGCGGATGCATTGCGTCGAGCGATCGCCGCAGGCACGTATGCGCCAGGCGACCAACTTCCCACGATGAGCGAACTCGCGGAGAAGCACGGCATCGCCGTGATGACGGTCCGAGAGTCGATCAAGATGCTCGCATCGGAAGGGCTGGTGATCGCGCGACAGGGCAAGGGCGTGTTCGTGCTTCGCACACCTACCCCTGACCAGGCACCGGTCTCGGGTGCCCAAGTGGTCACGATGCTTCACCAGCTCGAACGTGTCGTTGATCAGCTTTCGGACCGCTTGGCCGCTGTTGAACGACGCCTGGACCAGGAAGACGGCTCTCGACCAAGTCCAACCGCGTAG
- a CDS encoding type VII secretion target: MNQGYQVLVEELRGHADRLRGVEDQLHQALDAARQVGLSGQAYGRTCAMLPPMMAFVANAGVRSLSEVAESVAETITTVKRTAAEYESVEQGNARAFRDGSAG, from the coding sequence GTGAACCAGGGTTACCAGGTCCTCGTGGAGGAGTTACGCGGGCACGCCGACCGCCTCCGCGGTGTCGAGGACCAACTCCACCAGGCGCTGGACGCCGCCCGGCAGGTCGGCCTGTCCGGCCAGGCGTACGGCAGGACCTGCGCCATGCTCCCGCCGATGATGGCGTTCGTCGCCAACGCGGGCGTGCGGTCGCTGTCCGAGGTCGCCGAGTCCGTGGCCGAGACGATCACCACCGTCAAGCGGACCGCCGCCGAGTACGAGTCGGTCGAGCAGGGCAACGCGCGGGCGTTCCGCGACGGGAGCGCCGGATGA
- a CDS encoding helix-turn-helix domain-containing protein, with translation METFGEALRRLRVAARLSQAELAKAAQWSQSQVSRSEGGRFLPDEGTVTRLDQLLQARGALIKAHLVSGTSSGAGPAPDVQAPWMISDVMRQIHRSDVGHETIDQLSVMTEELCCEYAWRNADDLRRDAQQQLEYVGQLLNGPTTLREHRELMVNAGWLTLLIGCVDYDLGLPRHAESARTAAFQLGRESGHGEIVAWSFEMSAWFALTQDRLRSVAEYTEAGSKAAPGSSVVVQLAAQAAKAQARMGNRTEVERILDEGYRLLEQHQNPLRPENHFVIDPTKWDFYAMDCYRLVGDNDRASKHAREVLKLSRKPDGTERSPMRASEARLTLAVAALDSGDVEASASWAHEAFSADRRSVTHLAMLADELSEKVRELMPGDPAAKPLQEELAVFRASLPSR, from the coding sequence GTGGAGACGTTCGGCGAAGCTCTGCGCCGACTCCGTGTGGCCGCACGGCTCAGCCAGGCCGAACTCGCGAAAGCAGCCCAATGGAGCCAGAGTCAGGTCAGCCGTTCCGAAGGCGGCAGGTTCCTCCCCGATGAAGGGACCGTGACGCGCCTGGACCAGCTCTTGCAGGCAAGGGGCGCGCTGATCAAGGCTCATCTCGTGAGCGGCACGAGCAGCGGAGCAGGCCCCGCCCCCGACGTCCAGGCCCCTTGGATGATCAGCGACGTCATGCGCCAGATCCATCGTTCGGATGTCGGACACGAGACGATCGATCAACTTTCGGTGATGACCGAGGAGCTGTGCTGCGAATACGCGTGGCGGAACGCCGACGACCTGCGCAGAGATGCGCAACAACAGCTCGAATACGTCGGCCAACTGCTGAACGGCCCCACCACCCTGCGCGAACACCGCGAGCTGATGGTCAACGCCGGGTGGCTGACCCTGCTGATCGGCTGTGTTGACTACGACCTGGGCCTACCGCGTCACGCCGAGAGCGCCCGCACCGCGGCTTTCCAGTTGGGCCGCGAGTCCGGCCACGGAGAGATCGTCGCCTGGTCGTTCGAGATGAGCGCCTGGTTCGCTCTCACCCAGGACCGTCTGCGATCCGTGGCCGAGTACACGGAGGCCGGCAGCAAGGCCGCCCCCGGTTCGTCGGTAGTGGTCCAACTCGCCGCTCAGGCCGCGAAAGCCCAGGCGCGCATGGGAAACCGCACTGAGGTCGAACGAATCCTCGACGAGGGCTACCGGCTGTTGGAGCAACACCAGAACCCGCTGCGGCCGGAAAACCACTTCGTGATCGACCCGACCAAGTGGGACTTCTACGCGATGGACTGCTACCGCCTGGTGGGCGACAACGACCGGGCGTCGAAACACGCGCGTGAAGTCCTGAAGCTGTCCCGCAAGCCGGACGGCACCGAACGCTCCCCGATGCGCGCCAGCGAGGCCAGGTTGACTTTGGCAGTCGCCGCGCTGGACTCGGGCGACGTCGAGGCGTCCGCGAGCTGGGCACACGAGGCGTTCAGCGCCGACCGCAGGTCTGTAACGCACCTGGCGATGCTGGCCGACGAACTCTCGGAGAAGGTCCGCGAGCTGATGCCAGGAGACCCCGCCGCGAAGCCTCTGCAAGAAGAACTCGCGGTCTTCCGAGCCTCGCTGCCATCTCGCTGA
- a CDS encoding YbaB/EbfC family nucleoid-associated protein, which yields MTDPVFGGDEIRTEQEIARWAAGVAAKAEKYQAVSRQVADVTVDEASGDGLVRLSVTASGALASLEISDKSREVSGAALAATIMATMRRAQSRLAGRVSEIVAAVGVDEPGTAEALVSSYRRRFPEPAPDAPPWADQVRPSAPPPARRPVQDDDDWDGPAVTE from the coding sequence ATGACCGATCCCGTGTTCGGCGGCGACGAGATCCGCACGGAGCAGGAGATCGCCCGGTGGGCGGCGGGCGTGGCGGCCAAGGCCGAGAAGTACCAGGCGGTGAGCAGGCAGGTCGCGGACGTGACCGTCGACGAGGCGTCCGGGGACGGGCTGGTCCGCCTGTCGGTCACCGCGTCCGGCGCGCTGGCGAGCCTGGAGATCTCCGACAAGTCCCGCGAGGTGTCCGGCGCGGCGCTGGCCGCGACGATCATGGCGACCATGCGCCGCGCCCAGTCCAGGCTCGCCGGGCGCGTGTCCGAGATCGTCGCCGCGGTGGGCGTGGACGAGCCGGGAACCGCCGAGGCGCTGGTGTCGTCCTACCGGCGGCGCTTCCCCGAGCCCGCGCCCGACGCGCCGCCGTGGGCGGACCAGGTGCGGCCGTCGGCACCGCCGCCCGCCCGGCGGCCCGTCCAGGACGACGACGACTGGGACGGCCCCGCCGTCACCGAGTAG
- a CDS encoding tyrosine-type recombinase/integrase, protein MSLFVGGDPDDWVFVGPKGGRSKRSNFWHLWNTARVAAGIPDVHLHDLRHTGNTLAAETGATLRELMDRMGHSSTRAALIYLHAREERGRKIAAGIEAMVKAASGTAKAATGTRMARKIKKGGKVVHLGRIARRLPAAEGESG, encoded by the coding sequence TTGAGCCTGTTCGTCGGTGGCGACCCGGATGACTGGGTGTTTGTGGGGCCGAAGGGCGGGCGATCGAAGCGAAGCAACTTCTGGCACCTCTGGAACACCGCTCGGGTGGCGGCCGGGATACCCGATGTCCACCTCCACGACCTCCGGCACACCGGGAACACGTTGGCGGCCGAGACGGGGGCAACGCTCCGCGAACTGATGGATCGGATGGGGCACAGCTCCACTCGTGCGGCGCTCATCTACCTCCACGCGAGGGAGGAGCGCGGGCGGAAGATCGCGGCCGGGATCGAGGCGATGGTCAAGGCCGCGAGCGGCACGGCCAAGGCGGCTACTGGCACGCGGATGGCACGGAAGATCAAGAAGGGTGGGAAGGTCGTCCACTTGGGACGAATCGCGAGGCGACTACCTGCGGCGGAAGGGGAGAGCGGGTGA
- a CDS encoding FtsK/SpoIIIE domain-containing protein, producing MSRWVDPAPFEGARPRVPWWVLVPGKLKWLAAVLALVWLLVVAVVRLVLVVVRYPVAVSVPTMAAWCSLRFGPWPLLLAVLAVVASLVIWSGLDRSSFVRWVWLRLVTEWRRATVYVPRWRATMRLGELAKDSRGREYRPRLRRVRSDGWRDRVRVRMIPAQSAEMWELRRDGLAHSFGARSCRVRVLKPRLIELDFVHRDPLARALPVPPLSDDVDGVDLKRVVVGRTEIGKPWRLRLLGSQVLVVGVPGAGKGSVLWSIVWQLAPAVRAGLVRLVGVDPKGGMELGQCPDAFDRVVYDNGPDAVVLLEEIAAEVKERASRYRGVRRLWARSGGEPFTVLVVDELADLIAYQPDKQLRERAAWAVQTITSQGRAPGYAVVGLVQDPRKEVVSFRHLFTTRVALRLDEPQQVDMVLGDGVRQRGAAAHEISETTPGVAWSKVDGRREPERTRAFHVTDADLVELGLFLTVDDATVHPLPTRPDPGDTTGGAAA from the coding sequence ATGTCGCGGTGGGTTGATCCTGCTCCGTTCGAGGGTGCGCGTCCTCGGGTGCCGTGGTGGGTGTTGGTGCCGGGGAAGCTGAAGTGGTTGGCGGCGGTGCTGGCATTGGTGTGGCTGCTGGTGGTGGCCGTCGTGCGCCTGGTGCTCGTCGTGGTCCGCTACCCGGTGGCGGTGTCGGTGCCGACGATGGCGGCCTGGTGCTCGTTGCGGTTCGGCCCGTGGCCGCTACTCCTGGCGGTCCTGGCGGTGGTGGCGTCGCTGGTGATCTGGTCGGGCCTGGACCGGTCTTCGTTCGTGCGGTGGGTGTGGCTGCGGTTGGTGACGGAATGGCGGCGGGCCACGGTCTACGTCCCGCGTTGGCGGGCCACCATGCGGCTTGGCGAGCTGGCCAAGGACAGTCGCGGGCGTGAGTATCGGCCGCGTCTGCGACGGGTGCGGTCGGACGGCTGGCGGGACCGCGTCCGGGTGCGGATGATCCCGGCGCAGTCCGCGGAGATGTGGGAGCTGCGTCGTGACGGCCTGGCGCACTCGTTCGGCGCGCGGTCGTGTCGGGTTCGGGTGTTGAAGCCGCGGTTGATCGAGCTGGATTTCGTGCACCGTGACCCGCTGGCCCGTGCCCTCCCGGTGCCTCCGTTGTCCGATGACGTGGACGGTGTGGATCTCAAGCGGGTGGTGGTCGGCCGCACGGAGATCGGCAAGCCGTGGCGACTGCGGCTGCTGGGCTCTCAGGTGCTCGTGGTGGGTGTACCCGGTGCGGGCAAGGGGTCCGTGTTGTGGTCGATCGTGTGGCAGCTCGCGCCGGCGGTCCGGGCGGGCCTGGTTCGCCTGGTGGGGGTCGACCCGAAGGGTGGTATGGAGCTGGGGCAGTGTCCGGACGCGTTCGACCGGGTGGTGTACGACAACGGGCCGGACGCGGTCGTGCTGCTGGAGGAGATCGCCGCTGAGGTCAAGGAGCGCGCGTCGCGGTACCGGGGTGTGCGGCGGTTGTGGGCTCGGTCCGGCGGTGAGCCGTTCACCGTGCTGGTGGTGGACGAGCTGGCGGACCTGATCGCCTACCAGCCGGACAAGCAGCTCCGGGAGCGTGCGGCATGGGCGGTGCAGACCATCACCTCACAGGGCCGCGCACCCGGCTACGCCGTCGTGGGCCTGGTCCAGGACCCGCGCAAGGAGGTCGTCTCCTTCCGGCATCTGTTCACCACGCGGGTGGCGCTGCGGCTGGACGAGCCGCAACAGGTGGACATGGTGCTGGGCGACGGCGTGCGTCAACGCGGCGCGGCAGCGCACGAGATCAGCGAGACCACACCCGGCGTGGCGTGGTCGAAGGTCGACGGACGGCGGGAACCGGAGCGGACTCGCGCCTTCCACGTCACCGACGCCGACCTGGTGGAACTGGGGCTGTTCCTGACAGTGGACGACGCGACGGTGCACCCGTTGCCCACCCGTCCCGATCCAGGCGACACCACGGGAGGTGCGGCGGCATGA
- a CDS encoding replication initiator, which produces MTSAERARMPLTLDVVKAAAEQHGVCTRPVLREVVDRDTGEVRIVGIRCNATQASKCPACADRNRRSRMAQCREGWHLDHEPVAERHTPTADQVALVVHRSDLTAEYRRAVASGELGDADDLREGIRETDTDLRREGVRGALPAVERLARTAPARSTRRRQDTPNLPRRKVDKRTVGREFAGRYRPSTFVTLTLDTYGKVRPDGAPVDPDTYDYRRAARDAVHFASLVDRWWQNLRRVVGYDAQYFGTVEPQRRITPHAHFAVRGSIPHKVVRQVTAATYLQVWWPDHDTPVYGGDRLPVWDMTSKGFVDPDTTTPLTRWADAVADLDTPAHVAVFGPQVHSKGILGGTEEAGRHIGYLTKYLTKAITEVVQTDASPRLIDHADRLAAELAVTPCSERCAVWLLYGIQPKGATSRTTPGHCKGKAHRRDTLGLPGRRVLVSRRWSGKTLAEHKGDRAAFVREALEAAGITKPNPATARLQWAPVRAGDPHVPSRVELLMHMIAQRLKWRAEYDQAQDVLARLRPATADVSAMSPAAA; this is translated from the coding sequence ATGACCTCGGCCGAGCGTGCCCGGATGCCGTTGACCCTGGACGTGGTCAAGGCGGCGGCCGAACAGCACGGCGTGTGCACCCGGCCGGTGCTGCGCGAGGTCGTGGACCGGGACACCGGCGAAGTGCGGATCGTCGGTATCCGCTGCAACGCCACCCAGGCGAGCAAGTGCCCGGCGTGCGCGGACCGTAACCGCCGCTCCCGCATGGCCCAGTGCCGGGAAGGCTGGCACCTCGACCACGAGCCGGTGGCCGAACGGCACACCCCGACCGCCGATCAGGTCGCCCTGGTGGTGCACCGGTCGGACCTGACGGCGGAGTACCGGCGGGCCGTCGCATCCGGCGAGCTGGGCGACGCCGACGATCTGCGGGAGGGCATCCGGGAGACCGACACCGACCTGAGGCGGGAGGGTGTCCGCGGTGCCCTTCCCGCCGTGGAACGACTCGCACGGACCGCTCCGGCCCGGTCCACGCGGCGACGGCAGGACACACCGAACCTGCCCCGCCGCAAGGTCGACAAGCGCACCGTCGGGCGGGAGTTCGCCGGCCGCTACCGGCCCTCCACCTTCGTCACGCTCACCCTCGACACCTACGGCAAGGTCCGCCCCGACGGCGCGCCCGTCGACCCGGACACCTATGACTACCGGCGAGCCGCCCGCGACGCGGTGCACTTCGCCTCCCTGGTCGACCGCTGGTGGCAGAACCTCCGCCGGGTGGTCGGGTACGACGCTCAGTATTTCGGCACCGTTGAACCCCAACGACGCATCACCCCACACGCCCACTTCGCCGTACGCGGCTCGATCCCGCACAAGGTCGTCCGCCAGGTCACCGCCGCCACCTACCTCCAGGTCTGGTGGCCCGACCACGACACCCCGGTCTACGGCGGCGATCGCCTGCCGGTCTGGGACATGACCAGCAAGGGCTTCGTGGACCCCGACACCACCACCCCGCTGACCCGCTGGGCCGACGCCGTGGCGGACCTGGACACGCCGGCGCACGTCGCCGTGTTCGGCCCGCAGGTGCACTCCAAAGGCATCCTGGGCGGCACCGAGGAAGCCGGACGGCACATCGGCTACCTCACCAAGTACCTGACCAAGGCCATCACCGAAGTAGTCCAGACCGACGCCTCCCCGCGCCTGATCGACCACGCGGACCGCTTGGCGGCAGAGCTGGCCGTCACGCCGTGCTCGGAGCGGTGCGCGGTCTGGCTGCTCTACGGCATCCAACCCAAGGGAGCCACCTCCCGAACTACACCGGGCCACTGCAAGGGCAAGGCACACCGACGGGACACCCTCGGCCTGCCCGGTCGGCGGGTATTGGTCTCCCGCCGCTGGTCGGGCAAGACCCTCGCCGAGCACAAGGGCGACCGCGCCGCGTTCGTCCGGGAAGCCCTGGAAGCAGCGGGCATCACCAAGCCGAACCCCGCTACGGCCCGGCTCCAATGGGCTCCGGTCCGGGCCGGTGACCCGCACGTCCCGTCACGGGTGGAACTGCTCATGCACATGATCGCCCAACGGCTCAAGTGGCGCGCCGAGTACGACCAGGCGCAAGACGTGCTCGCCCGGCTGCGGCCGGCAACCGCAGATGTTTCAGCAATGTCGCCGGCAGCGGCTTGA
- a CDS encoding alpha/beta fold hydrolase has product MQLDLLREERRQRRDLSALTAPTVVIVGERSRAQDAREVVAAARKSPNAEVVLTPGGHGLPADLAERLNADRP; this is encoded by the coding sequence GTGCAGCTCGACCTCCTCCGTGAGGAACGGAGGCAACGTCGGGACCTCTCGGCCCTCACCGCTCCGACCGTCGTGATCGTCGGTGAACGCAGTCGTGCGCAGGACGCGCGCGAAGTCGTCGCCGCGGCGCGGAAGTCGCCGAACGCCGAAGTCGTGCTGACGCCCGGCGGCCACGGGTTGCCCGCGGACTTGGCGGAACGGTTGAACGCCGACCGGCCCTAG
- a CDS encoding excisionase family DNA-binding protein yields MNDKEHFSVPEAAEYMSTTVRFVRRLIAERRVPFHRLGRLIRFKKVDLDAFIEAGRVEAFDAEAVRFRFRRAS; encoded by the coding sequence GTGAACGACAAAGAGCACTTCAGCGTGCCCGAGGCGGCCGAGTACATGAGTACGACCGTGCGGTTCGTCCGCCGGTTGATCGCGGAGCGTCGGGTGCCGTTTCACCGGCTTGGGCGACTCATCCGGTTCAAGAAGGTGGATCTTGACGCCTTCATCGAGGCGGGACGGGTCGAGGCGTTCGACGCGGAAGCGGTCCGGTTCCGGTTTCGGAGGGCGTCGTGA
- a CDS encoding pentapeptide repeat-containing protein gives MPESSSTREPWRPLAWPAAPEAAEVLRAWLADPDQPLYALDQDLRGADLSGGPFVESWFTRADLSDATLRGTEFWAAHCEGARFARANLVDADLVKADVREADFARARLIGANLTGATAHDAVFTEADLRRADLTDATFLRADLTRADLSGTAVATTSFRDAVLVGATVTGMAGSVLGPVEVGPGRKLDGPELERWFGERGAAVSVLRTQSV, from the coding sequence GTGCCCGAATCATCTTCTACCCGTGAGCCGTGGCGGCCCCTCGCCTGGCCGGCCGCGCCCGAGGCGGCGGAGGTGCTCCGCGCGTGGCTGGCCGACCCGGACCAGCCGCTCTACGCGCTCGACCAGGACCTGCGCGGCGCCGACCTGTCCGGCGGCCCGTTCGTGGAGTCCTGGTTCACCCGCGCCGACCTGTCCGACGCGACCCTGCGCGGCACGGAGTTCTGGGCGGCGCACTGCGAGGGCGCCCGGTTCGCGCGGGCGAACCTCGTGGACGCCGACCTCGTGAAGGCGGACGTGCGCGAGGCGGACTTCGCACGGGCGCGGCTCATCGGCGCGAACCTCACCGGGGCCACCGCCCACGACGCCGTCTTCACGGAGGCGGACCTGCGCCGGGCCGACCTGACCGACGCGACGTTCCTGCGCGCGGACCTCACCCGCGCCGACCTGTCCGGCACCGCGGTGGCGACGACGTCGTTCCGCGACGCGGTCCTCGTGGGCGCGACGGTGACGGGCATGGCCGGCAGCGTCCTGGGTCCGGTGGAGGTCGGGCCGGGGCGGAAGCTGGACGGTCCGGAGCTGGAGCGGTGGTTCGGCGAGCGCGGCGCGGCGGTCTCCGTGCTGCGCACCCAGTCGGTCTGA